The following are from one region of the Amedibacterium intestinale genome:
- a CDS encoding MATE family efflux transporter produces MQESDLKLLHEKVPKLLISLALPMILAQMVNALYNIVDRIYISYIPNIGTTALTGVGICFPILMLISAFSALLGQGGAPLASIRLGAKKEKEAQKIVGNCFFSLTVCAILLTLIFYMFSKPILFAFGASNDTIGYAQSYLNIYLIGTIFVQYSLGLNPFINAQGKTKIGMATVAIGAILNLLLDPLFIFVFHLGVRGAALATVISQGVSALWVIRYLTSEKSKLRITREDFRFDKRIFWMVISLGISPFIMNSTDSLVTTVFNIQLSTMGGDLYVGAMVVLSSVMQLILMPLNGLNNGAQPIISYNYGAGVYSRVRQAVKTSFMINMSFTILMCLLCVFLPQLLYTWFTPDEQLRTILAQVMPLYYFGIFMFGAQSSLQNAFLSLGQAKVSLVLALLRKVILLIPLIYIIPAVTNSGVNGVFCAEGIADILAGTTTTICFLIIGKKLLNKPDKRQSKG; encoded by the coding sequence ATGCAAGAATCTGATTTAAAATTATTACATGAGAAAGTTCCAAAACTGCTTATTTCTTTGGCTTTGCCAATGATATTGGCACAAATGGTAAATGCCTTGTATAACATTGTTGATCGAATCTATATTTCCTATATCCCTAATATTGGTACAACCGCATTAACAGGTGTTGGGATTTGCTTTCCCATTTTAATGCTGATTAGCGCATTTTCAGCTTTGCTTGGACAGGGAGGAGCACCTCTTGCTTCTATTCGATTGGGTGCTAAAAAAGAAAAAGAGGCACAAAAAATTGTGGGAAATTGTTTCTTTTCATTAACAGTCTGTGCAATTCTGTTAACACTTATCTTTTATATGTTTTCCAAACCGATTTTATTTGCATTTGGAGCTAGTAATGACACGATAGGATATGCACAAAGCTATTTAAATATATACTTAATTGGTACAATTTTTGTACAGTATTCTTTAGGATTAAATCCATTTATTAATGCACAGGGAAAAACAAAGATTGGGATGGCTACAGTCGCAATCGGTGCAATTCTAAATTTATTATTAGATCCTCTTTTTATCTTTGTGTTTCATTTGGGTGTAAGAGGAGCAGCCTTGGCAACAGTTATATCACAAGGAGTATCTGCTTTATGGGTCATTCGTTATTTAACAAGTGAAAAATCAAAGTTGCGAATCACAAGAGAAGATTTCAGGTTTGATAAAAGAATTTTCTGGATGGTAATTTCTTTAGGAATTTCTCCTTTTATCATGAATTCAACAGATAGTTTGGTAACTACTGTGTTCAATATTCAATTAAGTACCATGGGAGGAGATTTATATGTAGGGGCAATGGTGGTGTTATCGAGTGTCATGCAGCTTATTTTAATGCCTTTAAATGGTTTGAATAATGGAGCACAGCCAATTATTAGTTATAACTATGGTGCAGGGGTATACAGCAGAGTAAGACAGGCTGTAAAAACATCTTTTATGATTAATATGAGTTTTACGATTCTGATGTGCTTGCTTTGCGTATTTCTTCCTCAGTTATTGTATACATGGTTTACACCTGATGAACAGTTGAGAACAATCTTAGCGCAGGTCATGCCGCTTTATTATTTTGGAATTTTTATGTTTGGAGCACAGTCATCTTTACAAAATGCATTTTTATCTTTAGGACAGGCAAAAGTTTCTTTAGTACTTGCCTTGTTAAGAAAAGTGATTCTTCTTATTCCATTAATCTATATAATACCGGCAGTAACAAATAGTGGGGTAAATGGAGTATTTTGTGCAGAAGGAATAGCAGATATTTTGGCAGGAACTACGACAACGATTTGTTTTCTAATAATTGGTAAAAAACTATTAAACAAGCCTGATAAAAGACAAAGTAAGGGGTAA